A genomic stretch from Deltaproteobacteria bacterium includes:
- a CDS encoding zinc ribbon domain-containing protein yields the protein MPTYEYECESCGLKFEQWQGIHDPPVVDCPDCSGKVNRLISGGGGFFLKSSTGTAYRDGGGCALEQTGRTCCGRIEQCGSAPCGEES from the coding sequence ATGCCGACTTATGAATACGAATGTGAATCCTGTGGTCTGAAGTTCGAACAATGGCAAGGGATCCATGACCCGCCTGTCGTCGACTGCCCGGACTGTTCCGGAAAGGTCAACAGGTTGATCAGCGGCGGTGGCGGATTTTTCCTGAAAAGTTCGACGGGGACGGCGTACCGGGACGGTGGAGGATGCGCCTTAGAGCAGACAGGCCGAACCTGCTGTGGCCGCATTGAGCAATGCGGCTCCGCTCCGTGCGGGGAGGAATCATGA